Proteins found in one Triticum aestivum cultivar Chinese Spring chromosome 4D, IWGSC CS RefSeq v2.1, whole genome shotgun sequence genomic segment:
- the LOC123100604 gene encoding uncharacterized protein → MGARQRGERGGMPTTRRPRLAAVADAASWCLVLSALAALLMVCSLGEAEAVTVRGASLSARWRPCEEIYVVAEGETLHGISDRCGDPYILEHNPHVHDPDDVFPGLVLRITPFSPRSSVPASPP, encoded by the coding sequence ATGGGTGCGAGGCAGCGCGGCGAGAGAGGTGGTATGCCGACGACCAGGAGGCCGaggctggcggcggtggcggacgcgGCGTCGTGGTGCCTCGTGCTGTCGGCGCTGGCGGCCCTGCTGATGGTGTGCTCGCTCGGGGAGGCGGAGGCGGTGACTGTGCGTGGCGCGTCCCTGTCGGCACGGTGGCGGCCGTGCGAGGAGATCTACGTGGTGGCGGAGGGGGAGACGCTGCACGGCATCAGCGACCGCTGCGGCGACCCCTACATCCTGGAGCACAACCCGCACGTCCACGACCCCGACGACGTCTTCCCCGGCCTCGTCCTCAGGATCACGCCCTTCAGCCCCAGGTCGTCCGTCCCCGCTAGCCCCCCGTAG